The following proteins come from a genomic window of Methanospirillum lacunae:
- a CDS encoding EFR1 family ferrodoxin (N-terminal region resembles flavodoxins. C-terminal ferrodoxin region binds two 4Fe-4S clusters.): protein MSTVIYYFTGTGNSLSVAKKIAATLGETELVPVASFYDTTGDITPGVERIGIVFPVYFIGLPAMVASFVSRLRFRNEKYIFAVCTFGGTGAAPALQQLNGILQQNTSHGLDAGFMVKMPGNYILMYESPKGEKRAKILATADNEIARIAEAALQCRKAKLPYSFFGEILHILFYHRFLSRVHGEDQKFTVSEKCTSCGTCAAVCPANNIKIVQKKPVFQHRCELCCGCIHNCPVQAIQVGIKTEGWQRYRNPDVTVSELKLRELS from the coding sequence ATGTCCACTGTAATTTATTACTTTACTGGCACCGGAAACTCACTATCTGTTGCTAAGAAAATCGCAGCGACACTAGGGGAGACTGAGTTGGTGCCTGTTGCATCATTTTATGATACAACTGGGGACATTACCCCAGGAGTAGAGCGTATAGGGATTGTTTTCCCAGTATACTTCATAGGTCTGCCAGCGATGGTGGCATCATTTGTATCCCGTCTCCGCTTCAGGAATGAAAAATATATCTTTGCTGTCTGCACATTCGGGGGAACCGGGGCTGCCCCCGCCCTTCAGCAGCTCAACGGAATTCTCCAGCAGAATACGTCCCATGGGCTTGATGCGGGTTTCATGGTAAAGATGCCAGGCAACTACATCCTGATGTACGAGTCCCCGAAAGGAGAGAAACGTGCAAAAATACTTGCAACGGCGGATAATGAAATCGCCCGGATTGCCGAGGCTGCCCTGCAATGCCGGAAAGCAAAGCTCCCCTATTCGTTCTTCGGAGAGATCCTTCACATCCTGTTCTATCACCGGTTCCTCAGCCGTGTCCATGGAGAGGACCAGAAGTTCACTGTATCAGAAAAATGCACTTCCTGTGGGACCTGCGCCGCAGTCTGCCCGGCAAATAATATCAAAATCGTCCAGAAAAAACCGGTCTTTCAGCACCGCTGCGAACTCTGCTGCGGCTGCATCCACAACTGTCCGGTTCAGGCTATTCAGGTCGGGATAAAAACAGAGGGATGGCAGCGGTATCGAAACCCGGATGTAACAGTATCTGAACTGAAACTCAGGGAGTTGTCATGA
- a CDS encoding Rieske (2Fe-2S) protein — protein sequence MSLIKVAKTGEIPPGTMKHVEINDKELCIANVGGTFYAIGDRCGHENASLARGKLEGTLVVCPMHSSKFDVKTGKKVSGPVLELAGIAKKFSGCPEHVRTEMSAMFEGIAEAQSSIKTYDVPAYEVKIDGNDILVNV from the coding sequence ATGAGTCTTATTAAAGTTGCTAAAACCGGGGAGATACCTCCCGGAACAATGAAACATGTTGAGATCAACGATAAAGAACTGTGCATCGCAAATGTCGGTGGCACATTCTATGCTATTGGAGATCGGTGTGGCCATGAGAACGCCAGTCTTGCCAGGGGTAAACTGGAAGGGACACTTGTCGTCTGCCCCATGCACTCTTCAAAATTTGATGTGAAAACTGGAAAAAAAGTATCAGGACCTGTTCTTGAGTTAGCCGGTATCGCCAAAAAGTTCAGCGGATGTCCTGAACACGTGAGAACTGAGATGAGTGCCATGTTTGAAGGGATAGCCGAGGCACAGAGTTCTATCAAAACCTATGATGTACCGGCCTATGAAGTAAAAATAGACGGTAACGACATCCTGGTGAACGTGTAA
- a CDS encoding CDGSH iron-sulfur domain-containing protein, giving the protein MKDQSQQEETPADKEMRVTVTKNGPYIISGGVPLIQQEICNDDEGYCRNWKVTKNYPVQETYALCRCGHSQNKPFCDGTHSKINFNGTEKAGSEPYLKYPLVIKGPELDLLDYENLCVHARFCMRAGGIWGLTENSDDPVARDTAIEEACNCPSGRLVLKDKKTGKAIEPDLEKSIVIIEYPARGEHGPLWVRGGIPVVSSDGKPYTFRNRVTLCRCGKSMNKPFCDGSHIQH; this is encoded by the coding sequence ATGAAAGATCAATCCCAGCAAGAAGAGACGCCAGCAGATAAAGAAATGAGGGTTACAGTAACAAAGAATGGACCCTACATCATAAGTGGAGGAGTTCCCCTAATCCAGCAAGAGATTTGTAATGATGATGAAGGATATTGCCGAAACTGGAAGGTTACTAAGAATTATCCAGTGCAGGAGACTTACGCACTCTGCCGATGTGGACATTCGCAGAATAAGCCATTCTGCGATGGGACCCATTCTAAAATAAACTTTAACGGGACAGAGAAGGCAGGGAGTGAGCCGTACCTGAAATACCCCCTGGTTATTAAAGGTCCGGAACTGGATCTCCTCGATTATGAGAATCTTTGTGTCCATGCACGGTTTTGTATGCGGGCAGGCGGGATTTGGGGTCTCACGGAGAATTCTGATGATCCAGTGGCAAGGGATACCGCAATTGAGGAGGCCTGCAACTGCCCTTCTGGGCGCCTTGTCCTGAAAGATAAAAAAACGGGTAAGGCAATCGAGCCTGATCTCGAAAAGTCTATTGTCATCATCGAGTACCCGGCACGTGGGGAGCACGGGCCACTTTGGGTGAGAGGGGGTATCCCGGTTGTATCATCAGATGGGAAACCCTACACGTTCCGAAATCGGGTCACGCTCTGCCGATGCGGGAAATCTATGAATAAACCATTCTGCGATGGTAGTCATATTCAGCATTAG
- a CDS encoding ester cyclase has product MSTVEENMHLMQTLDDAWNNQDWETFDKRHASHVDVFWPGQEKPTHGRPSHREEAIAFFKIFPDNRVGNRPYKVFFGQGDWTCSVAEFTGTFKGPMTTPDGKEIPPNGKSFKVEFCTVAHWKDGEIIEEKLFYDKISLMQQIGLM; this is encoded by the coding sequence ATGTCAACTGTTGAAGAGAACATGCATTTGATGCAGACACTGGATGATGCCTGGAATAACCAGGACTGGGAAACGTTTGACAAAAGGCATGCATCCCATGTAGATGTATTCTGGCCAGGACAGGAAAAACCGACTCATGGAAGGCCTTCCCACAGAGAAGAGGCGATTGCATTTTTCAAGATTTTCCCTGACAACAGAGTTGGGAACCGACCCTACAAGGTCTTCTTTGGTCAGGGAGACTGGACGTGTTCGGTGGCAGAATTTACCGGTACATTCAAGGGCCCGATGACAACGCCTGATGGGAAAGAGATTCCACCGAACGGGAAATCTTTCAAGGTCGAGTTCTGCACGGTCGCTCACTGGAAGGACGGGGAGATTATTGAAGAAAAACTCTTCTATGATAAGATCTCCCTGATGCAGCAGATTGGCCTGATGTAA
- a CDS encoding TrmB family transcriptional regulator → MDTKTIRLLQRLGLTAYEAKAYAVLAQAGTLSPFDLAEESGIPRTKIYDTIRRLEREDLVLVEKGRPSKISAICPTEAIRGRKAILDAEIDQMTNEFKMNFDKRKEQDIPRSSIIHGLDNIVVRTADMMRRAKASLYLFGTLYYPEEVEPIRQQIEVVKKRGVIIRISTNNPVLVKKKIVDVSESFSKVINDIQVAPEPFIRTLTIDNKEMLMMFPLPESDQEYRENVIALWIENETVTKAINNVFNITWGNRNWVSQS, encoded by the coding sequence ATGGATACCAAAACAATACGGCTTCTTCAAAGACTTGGTCTTACAGCATACGAAGCAAAAGCATATGCAGTTCTGGCACAGGCGGGAACCCTGTCGCCCTTTGATCTTGCTGAAGAATCCGGAATCCCACGGACAAAAATATATGATACTATACGTCGTCTGGAGCGGGAAGACCTTGTTCTCGTGGAAAAAGGAAGACCTTCTAAAATTTCTGCAATCTGTCCAACTGAAGCAATCAGGGGGCGGAAAGCCATTCTTGATGCAGAGATTGATCAGATGACAAACGAGTTCAAGATGAATTTTGACAAACGCAAAGAACAGGATATCCCCCGGTCAAGCATCATTCATGGACTAGACAATATTGTAGTCAGGACTGCCGATATGATGCGGAGGGCTAAAGCCAGCCTCTATCTTTTTGGAACGCTCTATTATCCGGAAGAAGTAGAGCCTATCAGGCAGCAGATTGAAGTAGTCAAAAAACGGGGTGTTATTATACGGATATCGACAAATAACCCAGTTCTCGTAAAAAAGAAGATCGTTGATGTGTCCGAATCCTTTTCCAAAGTGATAAACGATATCCAGGTAGCACCAGAGCCTTTCATCCGAACACTGACTATTGATAACAAGGAGATGCTGATGATGTTTCCTCTGCCTGAATCAGACCAAGAATATCGCGAGAATGTTATAGCCCTCTGGATTGAGAACGAAACAGTAACGAAAGCCATTAATAACGTTTTCAATATTACATGGGGAAACCGGAACTGGGTAAGTCAAAGCTAG
- a CDS encoding methyl-accepting chemotaxis protein yields the protein MSNTNSAIIGSEDTTSLKKIIDSIPDATLIIGKNGLFIDCNKATLKIFGASNRDEIIGKPPGLLAPQNQRNGNSSDYESRKYIQKAHESGSIAFFFDHNTLDGRIFQARVTLSEIEYEGETCLLTTIADITGQVRMEENHTLIHENPYALVEMDATLLVSEVNQAFLEMSGYRREEWIGRSFKDFKIIERNGQTVNEAVQNKKKATGKLVIDFPNGIKTLEYSHIPIQDDSGHIYKIFAIFSDLTDLVEKIHESESLISENPASIITMDPTGRITATNPAFLELSRVSKEKLLAMRMQDFNILEREGQSFQNITASKKAAKGRLVVDFGWAVKILDFTYIPIVDANGKVSSLVAMYLDVTDQVSYIDEIKTFIKENPHAIITVKPDLSITDVNPAFSRMMGYSYEQSLTLKLSDIKVLEREGKTLRDSLVSKKPVEGKLVVDVPAGIRHVECVYIPIMDKKGEVQKFIEIFTDLTAIKSMVQYLSKSVANIQDNISSLAQGDTNFTCTVLDADEHSVSAREEFVKISQAVETARNAITRLVHDSNTIAKSAIAGDLKYRSDPTIHKGDYRAVIEGMNQTLDSISTPIQESMKIADSYAKYNFTARFDPSLSVKGDWTQFVVALNNIGVQVSEAMSLISKNVTELVTSTEEVNASIEEVLAGSQQIASNTSKVSQNAEQGNEGIAQVLKAMEDLNVTVGAVSQKAESVSIASNAANDLAKKGVEQAKQSEKAMGDIKLSTNEVDTIVTGINSQMDEIGKIVRLISDIANQTNLLALNAAIEAARAGEAGRGFAVVAAEVKSLAQDSRKSAENIEYMIAALQTKAKQATEAMGKSTHAVYDGSSSLEQTLISFNQIAQTIEDINRNTVEVASASEEQAASVEEVTASIQEVSYLVQNTSHEAGDTAAATEETSASIDEIGRIMNGVVTIADSIAGEMTKFKVA from the coding sequence ATGTCAAATACTAATTCAGCAATTATCGGTTCAGAAGACACTACATCGCTTAAGAAGATTATTGATTCAATTCCTGATGCCACACTCATTATTGGCAAAAACGGATTATTTATTGACTGTAACAAAGCAACCCTCAAAATATTTGGTGCTAGTAATCGCGATGAAATAATTGGAAAACCTCCCGGATTGCTTGCGCCCCAAAATCAAAGAAATGGAAATAGTTCAGATTATGAAAGTAGAAAGTACATACAAAAAGCACATGAGTCAGGATCTATAGCCTTTTTTTTTGACCACAACACCCTGGATGGAAGAATTTTTCAGGCGAGGGTAACCTTATCAGAAATTGAGTACGAAGGTGAAACATGCCTCCTGACAACAATTGCTGATATAACGGGCCAGGTCAGGATGGAAGAAAACCATACTCTGATTCATGAAAATCCTTACGCCCTTGTTGAAATGGATGCTACATTACTGGTATCAGAGGTTAACCAGGCTTTTCTTGAAATGTCAGGGTACAGAAGAGAAGAATGGATAGGACGATCCTTTAAAGATTTTAAGATCATTGAGCGTAATGGCCAGACAGTCAACGAAGCAGTCCAAAACAAGAAGAAGGCTACAGGAAAACTTGTCATTGATTTTCCAAATGGTATCAAAACACTTGAATATTCCCATATTCCTATACAAGATGATTCAGGTCACATCTACAAAATATTTGCCATTTTTTCAGACCTTACCGATCTTGTTGAAAAGATCCACGAGTCAGAATCACTCATTTCAGAAAATCCAGCATCAATTATCACAATGGATCCTACAGGCAGGATTACGGCAACAAATCCCGCCTTTCTAGAATTATCCCGGGTATCCAAAGAGAAACTGCTTGCAATGAGGATGCAGGATTTTAACATCCTGGAGCGGGAAGGTCAATCATTTCAGAATATTACTGCATCGAAAAAAGCCGCTAAAGGGAGGCTTGTTGTCGATTTTGGATGGGCCGTTAAAATTCTTGATTTCACCTATATTCCAATTGTTGATGCAAATGGCAAGGTATCATCTCTGGTTGCTATGTACCTGGATGTCACAGATCAGGTATCCTATATCGATGAGATAAAAACATTTATCAAGGAAAATCCCCATGCGATTATCACGGTAAAACCCGATTTATCAATTACTGATGTAAATCCCGCATTTTCGCGAATGATGGGATATAGTTATGAACAAAGTCTAACATTAAAACTTTCTGACATTAAAGTTCTTGAACGTGAAGGTAAAACATTACGTGATTCACTGGTATCCAAAAAACCAGTAGAAGGGAAACTTGTAGTTGACGTGCCAGCAGGAATCAGGCATGTGGAATGTGTATACATTCCAATTATGGATAAAAAAGGAGAAGTTCAGAAGTTTATCGAAATATTTACCGATCTGACTGCAATTAAATCGATGGTACAATATTTGAGTAAATCAGTTGCCAATATTCAGGATAATATCAGTTCTTTAGCCCAGGGAGATACTAATTTCACCTGCACTGTCCTTGATGCAGATGAACATTCTGTCTCTGCAAGAGAAGAATTTGTAAAAATAAGCCAGGCAGTTGAGACAGCACGAAATGCGATAACCCGATTAGTACATGATTCAAATACCATCGCTAAATCTGCCATCGCTGGAGATTTAAAATATAGATCTGACCCCACCATCCATAAGGGAGATTATCGTGCAGTTATTGAAGGGATGAATCAGACTCTGGATTCCATTTCAACTCCGATTCAGGAATCTATGAAAATTGCAGATTCATATGCAAAATACAACTTCACTGCACGGTTTGATCCATCACTCAGCGTAAAAGGTGACTGGACACAATTTGTTGTTGCTCTGAACAATATTGGAGTCCAGGTGTCTGAAGCGATGTCATTGATATCGAAAAATGTTACCGAACTCGTCACAAGCACTGAAGAGGTTAATGCAAGTATTGAAGAAGTTCTTGCAGGATCTCAACAGATAGCATCAAATACAAGTAAAGTTAGTCAGAATGCAGAACAGGGCAATGAGGGAATCGCACAGGTCCTCAAAGCAATGGAGGATCTCAACGTTACAGTAGGAGCTGTCTCACAAAAAGCTGAATCTGTCTCCATTGCCTCTAACGCAGCTAATGATCTTGCTAAAAAAGGAGTAGAACAGGCAAAACAATCAGAAAAGGCCATGGGAGATATTAAACTATCGACGAATGAGGTAGACACCATTGTTACCGGTATCAACTCCCAGATGGATGAAATCGGAAAGATTGTCCGGTTAATATCTGACATTGCAAATCAGACTAATTTACTTGCTCTCAATGCTGCTATAGAAGCTGCCAGGGCTGGAGAAGCGGGGAGAGGATTTGCAGTGGTAGCTGCTGAAGTCAAATCCCTTGCCCAGGATTCACGAAAATCTGCAGAAAATATAGAATATATGATAGCAGCCCTGCAGACAAAAGCTAAACAGGCAACCGAAGCGATGGGAAAATCTACTCATGCTGTGTATGATGGAAGCTCATCACTTGAACAGACTCTTATATCATTTAATCAGATCGCTCAAACAATTGAAGATATAAACCGTAACACCGTAGAGGTTGCATCTGCTTCAGAAGAGCAGGCTGCATCTGTTGAAGAGGTCACGGCCAGTATACAGGAAGTATCGTACCTGGTACAAAATACATCACACGAAGCAGGAGATACTGCTGCAGCAACTGAAGAAACGAGTGCATCTATTGATGAAATCGGGCGCATCATGAATGGTGTAGTTACAATTGCTGATAGTATTGCTGGCGAAATGACTAAGTTTAAGGTAGCCTGA
- a CDS encoding chemotaxis protein CheW, with protein sequence MAEIQYVSPHNTRMGSLQNEEELQIVEFLLGKNKFALNLFDVKEIVEYTRITPIPGSGKYIKGIIDLRGEITTIIDLKAKLEIISSKDHQDQSRIIVIDSSVTKSKTGILVDDVTTVLSITESEIEKKVCDENGSSFILGVIRHKQGDKESDHVELVIWLDIPGLLKEMGQ encoded by the coding sequence ATGGCTGAAATCCAGTATGTTTCTCCGCATAATACCAGGATGGGCAGCCTTCAAAATGAAGAAGAACTCCAGATCGTAGAGTTTCTTCTTGGAAAAAATAAATTTGCTCTCAACCTGTTTGATGTAAAAGAGATTGTTGAATATACCCGGATTACACCCATTCCCGGTAGTGGAAAGTATATCAAAGGTATTATCGATCTACGAGGGGAGATTACAACAATAATTGATCTCAAAGCAAAATTAGAGATAATATCTTCAAAAGATCACCAGGATCAATCCAGAATCATTGTAATAGATAGTTCTGTGACAAAGAGTAAAACAGGTATTCTTGTTGATGATGTTACAACTGTTCTATCGATTACCGAATCAGAGATAGAAAAAAAGGTGTGCGATGAAAATGGATCATCCTTCATTCTAGGGGTTATCAGACATAAACAAGGGGATAAAGAATCTGATCATGTTGAACTGGTAATATGGCTGGATATTCCAGGACTTCTGAAAGAGATGGGCCAGTAA
- a CDS encoding PAS domain S-box protein has protein sequence MVVVQDSNNFWFEITILRFSLLHASNQIAIICKNITEKRISEEELRITQEKYVHAFHESPNGIIMSDLETGEILEVNMSYCNLIGYSSTDLIRKTTVELGLLQSHTFRKSIIRNIIESGLNRYNYELKIDNPTGRIIDVSCFSSIIHMQKRNCMLTVIRDITEQKQAAERIRKTDELYHLVADNTMDIIWLMNPISFSLSFISPSVNRLLGWTSEQVLQMNIRDLITQSTYMRMIVKVRRYIKGHNEGKFPDFFRVRIYFKNSDGLIVPTETLISFIKDKAGEITQLLGESRDISYRLKIEEQLRRYKRYYHLFADSTSDLVWVMDPSTRLLKYMSPSSISMLGWEPSEFCEKPIEEFVSHEMREVLISSCQKHYQEFLDTNTSRQYICELQVLSKSGNVVWNEIISHYYRNEETGAIEVIGTSRDINEKKRLGIRIRDLEGNFRLIFDNLKHIIWTLDYQSRVITYVSPLLSGFLGYQPDEITGYSLSDIHPNILEKIGLNILIRQITEYELGDETAKYRETTFFYNHPDGSIMPREIITALILISEQRPVQAVGILKSV, from the coding sequence ATGGTTGTTGTTCAGGATTCCAACAATTTCTGGTTTGAGATTACAATTCTTCGATTCTCTCTCCTTCATGCATCTAATCAGATAGCGATTATCTGTAAAAATATCACTGAAAAAAGAATCTCTGAAGAAGAATTGAGAATAACCCAGGAAAAATACGTCCATGCATTTCATGAATCTCCTAATGGCATAATAATGAGCGATTTAGAAACCGGTGAAATATTAGAAGTAAATATGTCATATTGTAATCTAATCGGGTATTCATCCACTGACTTAATAAGAAAGACTACAGTGGAATTAGGACTTTTACAATCACATACATTTCGCAAATCCATCATTCGAAATATCATAGAAAGCGGATTAAATCGATATAATTATGAACTGAAAATTGACAACCCAACCGGACGAATAATTGATGTATCCTGTTTTTCAAGCATTATTCACATGCAAAAGCGAAACTGCATGCTTACAGTAATTCGGGATATTACTGAACAAAAGCAGGCAGCAGAGAGAATACGTAAAACTGATGAATTATATCACCTGGTTGCCGATAACACCATGGATATTATCTGGCTCATGAATCCAATATCATTTTCATTGTCTTTCATTAGTCCCTCTGTCAACCGTTTACTAGGATGGACATCTGAACAGGTATTACAGATGAATATTCGGGATCTTATTACGCAATCAACATACATGAGGATGATAGTAAAGGTCCGGCGTTATATAAAAGGTCACAACGAAGGAAAGTTTCCTGACTTTTTTAGAGTTCGAATTTACTTTAAAAATTCTGATGGACTTATTGTGCCAACTGAGACCCTTATTTCATTTATTAAAGATAAAGCCGGTGAAATTACCCAATTGTTAGGAGAGTCCAGGGATATTTCATACCGGCTTAAGATCGAAGAACAACTCAGACGATATAAACGGTATTATCATCTATTTGCAGATTCGACTTCAGATCTGGTATGGGTCATGGATCCTTCAACACGATTATTGAAATATATGAGCCCGTCATCCATATCCATGCTCGGATGGGAACCTTCTGAATTCTGTGAAAAACCAATTGAAGAATTTGTTTCCCATGAGATGCGTGAGGTTCTCATTTCCAGTTGTCAAAAACATTATCAGGAATTTCTCGACACAAATACGAGCAGGCAGTATATATGTGAATTACAAGTATTATCCAAATCCGGTAATGTTGTCTGGAACGAAATTATTTCTCATTATTACCGGAATGAAGAGACCGGGGCTATTGAGGTAATAGGGACATCACGAGATATCAATGAAAAGAAACGTTTGGGTATCAGGATAAGAGATCTTGAAGGAAATTTCAGGTTAATCTTTGACAATTTAAAACATATTATCTGGACGTTAGATTATCAATCCCGGGTAATTACATATGTAAGCCCTTTGCTATCTGGTTTTCTGGGGTATCAGCCAGACGAAATTACAGGCTATTCTTTATCTGATATTCATCCCAATATTCTCGAAAAAATTGGTCTAAATATTCTTATAAGACAGATTACTGAATACGAACTTGGAGATGAAACTGCTAAGTATCGGGAGACAACGTTTTTTTATAATCACCCAGACGGAAGCATAATGCCAAGAGAAATTATCACTGCACTCATCTTGATATCAGAGCAGAGACCGGTTCAAGCCGTCGGGATTCTTAAATCTGTGTAG
- a CDS encoding TlpA family protein disulfide reductase — MQRVDTRILILILCLMAVILSAGCTNPDTGNQTTSKTTTPSTHVAQSGNESSWMTVPITDVMTGKQTTIEELAEEGKPVIIHSFAVWCPACSIQLRETAKLLKENPGAYTVLGIDLDSRENTNMIKSHIEKNQFVGMYIAAPIELTKGLVQTVGPKVVQSLPQTLIICNKKITYVGDGAFPEEKLKLILSELC; from the coding sequence ATGCAACGAGTAGATACCCGGATTCTGATCCTGATACTCTGTCTTATGGCAGTCATATTATCAGCCGGCTGCACAAATCCTGACACCGGGAACCAGACAACTTCAAAAACAACAACACCATCTACTCATGTAGCCCAATCAGGTAATGAGTCATCATGGATGACCGTGCCAATAACTGATGTGATGACTGGAAAGCAGACAACCATTGAAGAACTGGCAGAAGAAGGGAAACCGGTAATAATTCATTCATTTGCAGTCTGGTGTCCGGCCTGTTCAATACAACTCCGTGAAACTGCAAAACTCCTCAAAGAAAACCCGGGAGCATACACAGTTCTTGGAATAGATCTTGATTCACGTGAAAATACTAATATGATCAAGAGTCACATTGAGAAAAACCAGTTTGTTGGAATGTACATTGCTGCTCCTATTGAACTAACAAAGGGCTTAGTCCAGACAGTAGGACCAAAAGTTGTACAGTCACTTCCACAGACTCTGATAATATGCAATAAAAAAATCACGTATGTGGGAGATGGTGCATTCCCTGAAGAAAAACTCAAATTAATCCTGTCAGAACTCTGTTAA
- a CDS encoding ubiquitin-like small modifier protein 1: MTLKVILFANYRETAGVKDVELDNVKTVQDIITELTSRYPGLSALLFQDGELKRYVNILVNGTGFKDLDGLSTPVHDGDEIKLFPPVSGG; the protein is encoded by the coding sequence ATGACTCTTAAAGTAATTCTGTTTGCAAATTACCGGGAAACAGCCGGTGTAAAAGACGTTGAACTTGACAATGTCAAGACTGTACAGGATATTATAACTGAATTGACGAGTCGGTATCCGGGTCTTTCTGCCCTTCTGTTTCAGGATGGAGAATTGAAGCGGTACGTGAATATCCTGGTGAATGGGACAGGGTTTAAAGATCTTGATGGTCTTTCAACACCGGTTCATGATGGTGATGAAATAAAACTCTTTCCCCCCGTATCGGGTGGATAG
- a CDS encoding HesA/MoeB/ThiF family protein — MTLTPYDQKRYNRQILIRGFGDAGQEKLKDATVFIAGCGGLGSPVATYLAVAGVGHLVIVDMDVVDLSNLNRQILHWDENVDQYKVKSASVKLAGINPSLKVTALQEKIDEDNYLDITKGADIIIDALDNYPTRYLLNKAAIHHNIPFIHASVWGLEGRLTTIIPGKTPCLECLVPEAPPKEVFPVLGATPGVLGTLQVTEAIKAITGVGQLALNRMVIYDGEYLEFHEIPIVRNPHCPACSHLK, encoded by the coding sequence ATGACATTGACACCGTACGATCAAAAGCGATATAATCGCCAAATTCTGATTCGTGGATTTGGTGATGCCGGGCAGGAGAAACTGAAAGATGCCACTGTGTTTATTGCAGGATGTGGCGGGCTTGGAAGTCCGGTTGCAACGTATCTTGCAGTAGCAGGAGTTGGTCATCTTGTGATTGTGGACATGGATGTTGTTGACCTGTCTAACCTGAACCGCCAGATATTACACTGGGATGAGAATGTTGACCAGTATAAAGTCAAGAGCGCCAGTGTAAAACTTGCAGGCATTAATCCCTCTCTTAAAGTAACAGCTCTTCAGGAGAAGATAGATGAGGATAATTACCTGGATATCACGAAGGGCGCTGATATCATCATTGATGCCCTAGATAACTATCCAACCAGGTATCTTCTCAATAAAGCAGCAATTCATCACAATATTCCCTTTATCCATGCTTCTGTTTGGGGTCTGGAAGGCCGGCTAACAACAATTATTCCTGGAAAAACCCCGTGTCTTGAATGTCTTGTACCCGAAGCTCCTCCAAAAGAAGTCTTTCCGGTACTAGGAGCAACGCCAGGTGTGCTTGGAACGCTGCAGGTGACTGAAGCTATCAAGGCCATTACTGGAGTGGGTCAACTCGCTTTAAACCGTATGGTGATATATGATGGAGAGTACCTGGAATTTCATGAAATTCCAATCGTCCGAAATCCCCACTGCCCTGCATGCTCACATCTGAAATAG